One genomic window of Onychomys torridus chromosome 19, mOncTor1.1, whole genome shotgun sequence includes the following:
- the Armt1 gene encoding damage-control phosphatase ARMT1 isoform X3: MYRRIHEAVIQSPPIHDFDVFKESKDKNFFESQESINSLCLHLQQLKPAKDLSENQLKDEFFKLLQISLWGNKCDLSLSGGESSSQKTSVIDSLEGLKPFILINDTESLWTLLSKCKKTAKIPVVRVDFVLDNSGFELVTDLVFADFLLSSELATEIHFHGKTIPWFVSDVTVRDFNWTVERMKSSNQESMSTCGADWENYVKMGRWIYHDHIFWTLPHPYCAMAQVAPDLYAELQKACLVLFKGDLNYRKLMSDRKWQFTIPFHQALSGFHPAPLCSIRTLKAELQVGLQPGQAEQLSASDPHWLTTGKYGIFQFDGPL; encoded by the exons TCCACCAATCCATGACTTCGACGtatttaaagaaagcaaagataaGAACTTCTTTGAGTCCCAGGAGTCCATCAATTCTCTGTGTTTGCACTTGCAGCAGTTGAAACCAGCCAAAGACCTCAGTGAGAACCAGCTAAAGGATGAGTTTTTTAAACTTCTGCAG ATCTCTCTCTGGGGGAATAAGTGTGACTTGTCTCTGTCAGGTGGAGAAAGCAGTTCCCAGAAGACCAGTGTAATTGACTCTTTGGAAGGCCTAAAACCATTCATTCTGATAAATGATACAGAATCTCTTTGGACATTGCTTAGTAAATGcaagaaaacagcaaaaatacCTGTAGTTAGAGTAGATTTTGTTCTGGATAACTCTGGGTTTGAACTTGTTACAGATCTAGTCTTCGCTGATTTCTTGTTATCCTCTGAGTTAGCCACTGAGATTCATTTTCACGGAAAAACTATTCCGTGGTTTGTATCTGACGTTACGGTGCGTGACTTTAATTGGACAGTCGAACGTATGAAGAGTAGTAATCAGGAATCCATGTCCACCTGTGGTGCTGACTGGGAAAACTATGTTAAGATGGGTAGATGGATTTACCACGATCATATATTTTGGACTCTGCCTCACCCATACTGTGCAATGGCCCAGGTCGCCCCTGACTTGTATGCTGAACTACAAAAGGCATGCCTTGTTTTGTTCAAGGGGGATTTGAATTACAGGAAGTTGATGAGTGACAGGAAGTGGCAGTTCACCATTCCATTCCATCAGGCCCTGAGTGGCTTCCACCCTGCACCTCTGTGTAGCATAAGAACATTAAAGGCTGAGCTTCAGGTTGGTCTACAGCCCGGGCAAGCCGAGCAGCTCTCGGCTTCTGATCCCCACTGGCTGACCACTGGCAAGTATGGAATATTTCAGTTTGATGGTCCACTTTGA